GCGCTCGGTGCGCCCCcatctggatccaccactgacTAATGCAATGCCACACTTACATCTAAAATCTTTCACTCACCATGAAATAATATCATTGcacaacagaaaataaaactaCTAAATGATACTGACAACAAtcacaaataaaaatcacaGTACACATGAATCACTGCTATTTATCATCAGACATTTCTACATTGTTGTCATAACAGGAGGGGAAAAATGACACATTAATTTTTGACAGaacattaacaaacacaaattAGGCAGCTAACTCAGTCTGATTTTGCAAGACCCTGTGTGAACACTTTCATGAGCGTATGATGTTAGCTTCCACACTAGTCGATGAAAAATGTATACAGACAAGCAGTGATGgcttggtgtgtgtgtggggggggggggatgggggaattGAGGGAGGTGGGGGGACTCCATGATCAactgatataattttttttttttttttttttgccagaacAACTACTGTAGATTCATTGCCTGAAAATAGTTTCATGCTATCCctccaaaataaatgaataatcatcaaaataaaacagactGCATAATATTACTTCTTGTTTCCTGAGCAGGGCATTTTATGATGACCTCAAAGTGTATTTCTAATGGAACCAATGATATTTCTACATGTACTCTTTTCTCATTGATTctgaactacattgtattgaactacattgtacttgcaTTCAGTATACACTACATACTGTGACCTTCCACGAGGATACACCCTATGCAGACATTGCAATGCATAATGCATACCAGGTACATTACTTCATACCAGCATGCAGACAaatcacaaacaagcaaacgacacaaaaacaataaaatatgcATAACAATCATTCAAATCAGATCCTTCATATCCCTTCAACACTAGATGCAAAGCATGCATATCCACTATACAGCAGTAACAACAGAATACTTGTAATATCAAAACATGTATAATTGTGATGAGAAACTAACAACCATCAATGTCATCATTAACAAACCAACATAATAAAAAAGGTAATATAACTGCAAAAACAAAGGCATAAATTTTCCTCTTAATGGCCTATTACCCGTCGAGCAAACTGTAATTTCACATTCTTTATAGCTCAGTGTTGTTCATGTTTTTCCCTtcatgtaaatatgttgttgttgcgtGTTTCTTTTTCCACAGACTTTCCTTGCTCCCAAAACGAAAGGGCCATTGCTTACCTGACAATACGATTAGGCTTTTCTGTGTTCACTTGGCTAGTTTAATGGAAAGCGGATGGATGAAAGGAGCAGTCAATGAGAGCAGTTACGTGTTAGGAATGGTTTTATAGGCATGACTGGGGAAAGACCCATTCTTTTTAATGAGAGCAGCATAAGAGAGAATGTGAGCTTACAAGAGGATGCATATAGCATGCGCAAATActtatttcacttttgttttatttttttttttatgtctcccCTATGCTTTGGTGCGGCACTGTATCTTCTCATTTTAATTCTTACTCttcattgtatttgtattcCTTTAAGCATAAAACATCTACCGGTATTTCATTTGAGCCCCATTTTGGCCATGAATATGCAATTGCCCGAATTTCTGGTTGCAGAATTAGGAAAGCCTCAAAATTGTTGCAGTCATACTTGAATCTTAAATTGGCAATACATCGGTATAAGATAAAGTAAGTATTTTTATCTCATATTGGCAAGTTGTTCTTTTTTAGAGTTTTTCTCTAACTCTGTAGAGATTTAATAAATTCAACCAGTGCCATCATATCTCTCTCTAATGTAGGATATAAATGAAGTAAATCTCGAGTTGCCAATTTAATGGAAAGACGATAATTTCTGCAACAAATTTCCCAAGGACTTGAGGGACATAATGGACATTATATGTGCATATGgttgtgaaagagagagagagagacaagacAAAGAATGGAATAGTGAGAGTAAAACAGGAATATTGAAAATGTGACATTGACACagactattttttttccaagtctTTTTCCATGATTACGGTACTGTaaaatattttcgcggcatgaaattttcgtgaattggagccgatggccttatcctcggcatgaaattttcacgagttgcctctaacattcaatgcatatagtgtagacaagaactttcacatgcattttaatttcgcgaatcttggctctcgcgaaattaaaatgcatgcgaacattcctcgttttacagtttATTTGCCTCAGTGAATGCATAGCCTGAACAGAGAAGGGGACAAGTAGTTATACAGTAAGAACAAAGATGatggaagacaaaatagcaagtCAGCCTGAAGGCTAATGTAAGAACTGACAGAGTAAACATGACACAAAGGAAGGAGGAAGGCagaagatatacatgtagaatgTGCACGCGAGTACTCAGTTAATTCTTCAATGCCCCTCTGAGGTACATGTAGATACTTTTCAGGGTGAAGGTATGAGAAATATAGACGTGAGATATGGAGAAGTCAATGAGAAAGGGAGAACCTCAGAATAGGAAGATTTTCATGTGTTAATGAGGACACACCATAATATGAACATCCTGAAAGGAGGAAATAGAATACTAAGCAAAGAAGTGCCAGGCATTTGAAATGTCACAGAAATGAGAAAACACAGCTGTTACATTATGGACATAATCCACTTTTACTTGTTTGAAGTCAAAATTAActaaaaaaccccaaaacctaaaaaacaaaaaacgatgCAGTGATGATCACAATTGTCCATCGTTGAAATTTGGGTGTAAAGCAAATACACGAAAAGACTGCGGATGGAGGGGACACGAAGACACCAGTCCTTCGTATGTAAATAATCATGATTTATTAATATGTCTCGAGAAATTCAGCGATGCCGACTAATATGTAAAATGTGAGGATTAATTCAGTGCCTGTACCTCATTCACAGTCAAATCTCATCCTCATAAAACTGATATACCTAGTAAGTTCTGAGTTTCCAGAGAAAATCCAGTTCAAATagaagttagtctgataagagaGAGTGAAATATATagcgagttcaacggtaaaattttgattaaaatcgggtgaaaaataagaaagttatgacatttggaagtttcactaatttctgaggaaacagttcttgaacggtatatgcaaatgacaaagtgaacatgtcatcccctcacaacttgctatatagtttgtacataaaattttgaaatttgcagtttttcattcaaacgcaattatgctcgaggctcaaatcctgatataacTAACTGATCACTGtgactattctgaagttattcaaccaggaataacatcatgtttcagacttaaacggcagaaaaattgaattttcatcatttttttgtacacgatcaatgaaaaattgtgaggttatgacatggtcagctcacttatttgcatattcatacctaCTGTACATgcactgttttgcagaaattagcaaaacttcaaaatttcagaacttccttatttttcatccgatttcagtcacatttttaccgttgaactcgtaacattttactctttttcaTCAGGCTAACTtgtttttggactggatttcccctttaaattccAGAGTGTTGCTGCCCTGACATATAATTTATttgagcacttttttttttttttaaatcaaaggcATACACTTGACATGTTCTGTTGAAGTCACTTATGATGTGAATAAGCGTGTCTACAAGTAACGTAAGAGCAGTTGGGTAAAATGATTGGAAATAGGTGTGTTGGGAAAGCCATGTTTGAGGGATGGGTACAAACCTGTTCTTGATGAACAAGGTGTTGATAGTGGCACCAACAAGCATGATAATGGACAGGTAGAGCTTGAAGCGCTCGTATTCCTCCTTGTACGCAAACCTGGGTgaatgtcaaaatgtcaaaatgatatTCATGCCCTCATATACTAACGATGCATAGACTTGAATGGATCAGGGGAAATTGGATGCCCGAGTTTACCTTGGAATGGTTTAAACCTACCCAGCTGTCCCATGCGGGTTTTAGACAGTCTTGACAGGTAAAAAAAGCATCAGCTGATTCACGATATATGCCTGTACCTAAAATGTGTCTTCAAAATGCCCACATGAAAGAGCTTAAATGGCAAAATCTAACCAGTTATTACTTCTATCATGTATCAGAAAACATCGAGTCATGAATTCAGTGTACAAATTCTACAGGAGAAATTTACTAAAAAATGGCGATACATAAATCTACAAGAGGAATTATACAAATACATGGTCATACACAATTTCACTAGAAGAATCTTTGCTATACCAGATGGGAGAAgcaaataatgtaaaagaatgTGCACACTTAGTTGTAGTCAGTAAAATTACTCTATCAGGGAAATCATCCCATCAGATTCCAGAGATTCCATATgatattgcatattacaaaatgtCAATTGGATCTATTTAATTGTGTGTTAAACATGACTATCTAATTTACTGTTCAGCGAAAGAGGCTTGGATGGTAGGAAAATATAActtgaaacttttttttgtaaaattccTAGGTTGAAGACATCAAAAACTGGTATTAATTCATTTCAATGCACAAAGATATATTCTCTGTCTGCCCTCTTTCACTTGTTcaaagtaaacatgaatatGATCAAAACCAAAGGGTTGAAAATCACACTTTCAACTTCAAATATCAAGGATCGATATACCATTGTGTGTCAATTATTACCGCATAAACCATACAAGGCAATCAACTGAAAGTCTATAGCATAGTCTATAGAGAATTTAAAATAGAAAAGTTTcagaaaaatgtaaacaaaggTTAAGAGACTGGAGATACACATTACCTGTCGGCTTTATTCAAAATGGAGACACTTATTGGTCCCATGATGGTGTTCAACAAGAAACTGagtgaaaagaacaaaatgaagacaTTTTACATGATAGTAAACACTCCAAACAATTTCTATTGTATGATGTTAAAATTACAACATGCAAAGAATGCAAGAAATATCTGAACTCCACACCAGGCATCATGCAAAAGGAACTGATCTTCCTTAGCTACATCTTAGCTGCCATTGTGTCATTTATGTCCGTTACAATGATTgcagttgtcatggcaacaattCAAATGCTGACAATTAATTGACACTATAGTATCCAAATAGGACTCAGGTGAAATAGCTATTACTTACGAGGTTTTGCATTTGTATAGATTTGAAATTCAGTGATTATAGAACTATACTGAAAACAGTATTTCTGCTTCACTTTTCTCCCCAAAGTCCTGCACTGCCCTCACCTGTTCGGCCTTGGGAGAGTGTCATACACCTCCCCGCAAGTCTTCTTCCTCTCATCGATAAGTTTCTTCAGCTCATTGCTCTTGGCCTTTTCCTCTCCAGATAGCTTGCTTCCTTCCCTGAGGATATTAACGCACATAACACATGGGGATTCTCATACATTTTGCACAGGTTGCAAGCTGAATGGACGTTCAAAttacaaaaatgtatacatgctCAAATCTCTCGCAGTGGGATTCATTCCTATCTCTGCACTGGTTTACAAACTTGTTAAAATCGTGTGAACTACATTTACCTAAGTATGCCTTGATATTTAAAGCTTGCTATGTCTATGCATTTTGAATAGCATATGTATGCtgaatcaaagaaaaaattaatgAGCACTTCAAATGAAGCATGAtggtggggtgggggatggaTGGCACacttaaaattttcaaaaagcaTATAATCACAGGTGAAAGTTTCATTGGCTTTTTAATTTAATACCTTTGCAAGTCTTCTGCAATCTGCTtatacttcttcttctggtGCCCAACCATAGCTGTGCATTTCTTCTGCATGGTTCGTACTTCCTCCAACTTCTCCTTGTACTTCTTATGGAGTTCCTACAagaaaagatttaaaaaaaccGAAAGTTGAAAGGCACAATATGTATGTGGCTGaacagaaacaacaataaaGTATGAACACAGAGGGCAGTATTCTTCAGTGATTTGCTTTATTATTTTAAATAACTGTTTGTTATCAACATTTTGCAGTCAAAGAATACTTTTACATATGGATACATCAAAAGGTACTGTAAATGTACAATATGGTGTGTGGTATGTACACCAAATGTGAGAGaatctatagtggccacctgtctataaaggtcattcttttcatcttccatgagtggccactatagacagatTTGATTGTGAATATGATGATCTCAAtggttgtgtttttgttttgtctttgataTAATTGACGTTTTGAGTTTCTTTTCTTAAATGAATCTCAATGGAAGTCAGTTGGATACACtcaatgaaacacacacacacacacacacacacacacacacacacacaagaataaaaatattgtgACAAAGTTTTTAAAGATCCTAATGACTACGTTCATGACAGAATGTGACAATTCCAAGAATTCAAATTGTATTAATTAAGGTGCTACATATCCTATAATGGGgccaaaatatcaataaaaattgtaatttgAGATTTTGATGGCAATGTAATATTGAACTATCACTAgatctaccaaaaaaaaaaatagtttcgaAATTTCACTCTAAGTATgtaaaaaattgattaaaagttaatgtttcttattgtttttttaacctGATCGGCGACcagaaacaatgaaaatatagagaaaTTCAAACTGtcctaaaattatcattttttatccaaatttcacaaatgacATATCAAAATGAAGGGCAGAGCCTGGGCTCTTAGACTAGAGGCACTGAAAAACAATATGCTGCCATCTAGTGGGAGGAATGTGACAAATATCTCTGACTCATGCCTTTGCTGTGGCACTTCATAATACTTTCACTACCTAGTTcagtttctgttgttttatCGCTGGGATATTCCAAACAAAACCTCAACaatgggaaaaagaaaaggcAGCTACTATAAGAAAAAGGGTTTCAGGGGGATTTCAGCAAATGTTGTGAAGAAAATGAAGCTTGGAGCAGCTGCTACACCTGAGGAGGACACTGCTTCCAGGAGAAAGCTTTCTTCACAACACAGTCCCACACATAGACTTCTGTGTGCTGAAAATCCCCCAACCCTTCCCGATCCAGAGCCCGAGAACGAGAACATCATAGTCAACAAGCGGCTCCTTGGTAAAGCTCTTGAAGAATTCAAGGGCCATTCTTGCCCAGAAGGTGAGTAAGCTTGCATTGTTTatcatctttatttatgtagatgTTGTAATTGTTCAATGTCAGTGCAGTGTTCATGAACAGACTTCGCCGTTGGTAAATTTTATAGTCAACAGTCTAAAAGAAAGGCAATGTCAGTAAATAACTTCTGTCCGCagttttaatcttttttttttaacgtaggCCATATCCAAGGTTCTGACTCTGATAAAGTAACAActcaccgctgatatttggTCAGGTAGAATGTATGATTAGGTTCTCTagtaattttgttttatctgcataatttgtatgtaatttatttcatattatgtCACGGAAAGCTCACACCCATTTATCATGCCAGGCCCAGGATTATTGTGACATGGCTCTGTGATGGTATTATGATGGTTAGACCTACAATGTAGTGGCTATTGTATTTCTAGATGCAAAGAGAGCAGGTAGGAATGTTATCATTAGGATTAAAATAAGTATgcttttttattgtcatttcctttccttcatttctaTATAAAGTACAAATACTACggtacataatttgcatatttctttcattgtatGCAGCTTTCCTGCAGATTGATGAGGCTGACCAGCAGCGTAATGGACTGTGCAGCACCCTTGTCCTCCGGTGCTCCATCTGCAAGATGGAGCACACATTCAGAACATCACCAAATGTAGCAGGGGGTGCTGGACAATCTGCAGCCATCAATCGGCGGTCCGTTCTTGGAGCTATGGAGGTGGGACTCGGGCGGGAAGCTCTGGCTGACCTGTGTGCCTACATGAACCTTCCCGCCCCGGTGAACAGCAAGAGCTTTCAGGATCACCTGAACCACCTGCACACTACTAGCAGTGAGGTAAGAGATACTTATCTTCATTCCCACAGATCTACAATTTGTAAGTTGTTAAATTTTGTAAAAAGCCTACCACTACTGTTTTTATATCATAGGTATAAACATTGATTATCAAATGTTTTCTGTTTCCTCTTCTCtgtttttatctattcatccatTTTTGGTTTGGGTTTTTACAGACTGCAGATCAGCAGATGGCAGAGGCTGGGCAGCGTGTCAGGGAGATGGTGGTGGCAGAGAACCCGGaactggaggaggaggaggtgctGGATGTGGCAGTATCGTATGATGGCACGTGGCATAAAAGGGGCTTTGTATCTAATCATGGGGTGGGGGTAGTTATTAGCATGGACAGTGGGGAGGTTTTAGACAGGGAGGTATTATCTAAGGTTTGTAGGGAATGTAAACTAAAGGAGGGGTGGGATAGGGATACAGAGGAGTATAGGAACTGGTGGGAGGGGCATAAGGACAACTGTTTGGGAGGGCATAAGGGATCTAGTGGGAAGATGGAAGTAGATGCAGCAGTAGCAATATGGGGTAGGTCAGTAGATAAGCATAGGCTAAGGTATAAGTACATGGTTAGTGATGGGGATAGTAAGGCATTCAAGGCAGTAGAGGAAACATATGGGGAGGGTCATAAAGTAGAGAAGTTAGATTGTGTAGGGCATGTAGGGAAGCGTATGTTTAATCATTTGGATAAGTTTAGGAAGAGCGATAGCCATAGTCAGGAGTTTAGGAAGTTGCTAAATAAGCGGGGGGCTGGACGTGGGGCAGGGTGTTTACATGGTAATGCGGATGAGGGGACAGTAGGTAGGCTTAGTAAGTTATATAGAACAACAATTCGTAAAGCTAGCAAGGGGATAATTAGGAATAGTGAAGAAAAGGCGAGGGCAACACAGGATTTGCAGCGGGCAGTATTGGCTATTCTCTATCACAGCTGCAAAGTTGATGATGAGATCCGCCACCAGTACTGCCCTAACGACGATTGGTGTGAGTATAGAAAACACGGCAAGATGGAGGACAAGGACCACCATCTTGATGGGCGGCTCCTCGAACCCCTCTTGCCTGTGTTCCAGCGACTCAGTGATGAAAGTCTTCTCTCGAGATGTCTTCCAGGGTACACCCAGAACCAGAATGAAGCCTTCAACCAGCTCATCTGGAAAAGGTGTCCCAAACACGTATGGAGGACTGCCAAAGTTGTTCACATTGCAGTCAACATGGCTGTAATGGCGTTCAACAGCGGCGCCGAGATCGGTCGCCACAGACTACTACAGAGCCTCAATCTCAGCATGGGAGCTCATGCCTTGTTGTCTGCACGTAGGAAGGATAAGGCTAGGATTAGTAATGCAGATAATCGGGCAAGGGAGGCTAATAAGAAGAAAAGGGAGGCAATTAGGCAGGGAAATAAGGAAAGGGAGGAGGGCTATGTGGAAGAGGAAGGGGTACTGTATGAGGCGGGAGGGTTTTAGGTGTGTGGGTTTTCATGTAGTAGGGGTTACGTGTAATTTTTTAAGTCGTATATAGTTTGTATGATGTGATATGTATATTTATGGTGCAATGTTTTATTATGACACATGTTTTGTTATATATATGCtgattatttcatgattttgattttgtagaAAATTTCCAGCTGTAAATATCCTTTATAGACatatgattttgatttaatgTAACATTTCCAGTTGTACATATTCGTTATAGCTTATatgattttattgaatttttcattttccatttgtaAATAATAATTGTATTTATTGAGTTTAactttgattattattttgctACAGCCACTGCCTCATCCAGCACCAACTGCCATTATTTGCCAGGTCGCCAGTGGTGAACCAGACTGCACGCTGTCGCTGGCGACCTGGCCTCGTGTGTAAATaagttttttgtgttttttttttttttgttaatcattttcTTGGTAGTAGATTAGttaattagcaattatttgtcataaatgtaaatactttgaatttcagctgattaaatgtttgtatatattggCTATGTAAAGATGCTTCAATGCCTCTTTATTACAGCATCAAACTTTGGCCTgagaagtgaagtacatgtGGTATGTTAGTGAAGGTGGCTGCGTAGACAAGAATATTACATTGGTCAATTAGGAATAATTATAATTCCCCCTAATTAATAACTATCAACCATATACTTCATGTGAGAGAGATATGAATGGTGTTGAATGGTGTTTGTGATATATCCATAGCTGTTTTTGGTGAATGGTAGTTGTTTTGTAGCTCCATATGTTTTTCCTAGAAGAGTAATGACCGATGTATTGTGCATATTGTAATacctttttgtttcctttgttttctcaaaatactACTTTCTTAAGAAAttagtattttgttttattcattaaaaatacaTGGTTTAACAGAATGACTTGAGAGTTGGTAAGAAGATTTCTGAAAAGATACTTGAGCTCATAACCGTTTCCCTTTTTTCATAAGAGTCATAGAAGTTAGTTAATTAGTTGCATGAATACATAATTAGCCAACTTGGATATgagtgtttgaaaaaaaattaattaaaaatatttTACAAGTCAAATCACAAAACCAAAACGATTAATCTGTTTATCCTTACATACTtcatttacataccaaatttagAAAGATTAACACTAGGGGTTGTCTGTATAAGAGCAAAACagtgttttcttattattttctttatatgtagAACGGAACAGGTGTCGGATTACATATGGGCAGAAAATACTCCTGAAGGCTTATGTTATACACCTATGtcaaaaaaaacaatgaaaatataaccTTGGTAGGAAATACAGACCCTAAACACAATAGGTGTGATATCCCCTTAACCCTGCctttcatacatgtaccttgaaCACATGGTACAATAAATTCTGACTAATTCTGACTATGGTGTGTTTAAATTCTAATATGGAATCCAGATTTTTTCAACATCACAAAAGATACTGATTGTATGTATGCACAAATTATCCACTACAAGTTGCTGCAGAGTAAGAAGTCTTCTAGAAGGGAGGTTGCTGTGCCGATTTACATAAACATGTGCAATGCACGTGTGCCCATATTTGTGAGGTGGTGAAGGGGAGGGACTCCACTGAATCTATCTAAAGGACACCAGCATGCAAAGACTTTGATTTTTCTACACGACAGTtgcacattgtacattgtaggcctataccactCACAGAGATCTACGGtttacgccatatatttagtgagtctaaattttcacgaatccgGACTTCTCAATGATTTTGCgagttgttaaatttgtgattatggagtactgtactgaatggagaaatgtggatgtgtgcgtcacattcatatcgggatcagagtcataaTTTTTGTgcatctttaattttgcgaatagcacctgacttgcaaaatttgtgaaaataaaaacctcgcgaaatattcggcgtatatcGCATGCCTATTTTTATCTAAAAATTCCAATGGCTTAATAAAATTAAGGCCAACATTCATACAATCTTTTTCCAATTCAAAGGTCTGTAGATGTTATTGTTATATCATTCAATGCCAGTGACATAAACAGCCCATgcgttgtacatgtacactgcagtTGAAACCATTGAGCatgtaaacaaaataatataactGGTTAATTGGCACTGTACCAGTGCAGTGTACACCGTACATGACTGCccaacaaccttttttttttcattgaaaatgtCTTGTTTCTATGATATCTAGCATTCTTGGCAACCACTCTTGAAAGTAAATACTGACAGGTCAATCATGTATGTATCACTGCCACTGTTGCGATACAGAGATTTAGATGCTTCTACAGCTGTAAACTTGTGTACAAAGCACATAaagcattaaaaacaaaaaattcatcTGTCCAGAGGAgttttataatatttttgacTTTCAGTGTCCTCCTCTATTACGAGTCCTAGCCCAAGGTAGGAGATTTTGTGAAGCCAGACATAGCATAGCCTGAACGCTCCGGAAAACATATCCCCGACAATGAAATACAGACTGATCTCCCCATCTCAGTTTCGTATGTGAAGTAAAGCATGTGAAGTACAAACACAAGACTCAAGAGGGTCGAggggtacaatgtatgtcatgaGAGCAAATAATTATTACTATACGGTACTGATCATTGTAGTAGAAATTCTAGTCATACTTCTTTAGCCTGACCAGATGCCGTGGGCCACGGGGTCTCAGTGCGCTAGCACTGAGACACCAGTGTACAGcaacagcgacagggctgtcaAGATACTGATACTCAATGATAGTGATACTGGTTAAGTCACAGTGTATGATGAAAGCGACCCCTGCCTACTTCGTACCTGTAAATTTACAGGACACTCCAACCGACCCACTCAAACCTAGTGTGTGACTAGTGAGAGTGAGACATTTGTAGACCCTAACGTGTGTCGTGATCATCTGACTTGTGAGTGAATAGAATGGGCTACCAGCATGCCATTGACCAAACAAGTGAAAATGACTTGATCATGATGTCTCGATTCTGAAATGCATTGCCATTGGAAATGgtattcatcatgttcatggtAAATATCAAGGAGGTTCTCTACCTCCTGTTGTAGACTCTACACAGACCACAGTAAATTTAGGCCAATTTGTTAAGTTTATATTAATTGACATGCTAGGCTGCATGATGCAGGGTTTGTTAGGTATTAATCATGTTAAATAATTATCATTCGGACAGGCAATGACATGATCAAATACTAATAGCATCACCGACCCAACCTTTCCATTTTGGCGTTTAGACTAGAGGTCTAGAAACAATAGTTGTAACGTTAGACAATCTAAATTGATTTTTACTGTACGAGCATGCACACTGCACATGACCATTGATGACACGGCTCGCGATCTTCAGCTTCAATTGCCTGATCACGCAGGCAGGCCCGTGCGCCTGAGCCGCAACTCAGGCAGCCGCTCAACCAAGGGAGGCCGGTCGTAGACTTCCACCGCACCGGCAAGAGGAACCGGCCGGCGGGCGGGCCGTGGAAAAGACATTCAATAGT
Above is a window of Diadema setosum chromosome 4, eeDiaSeto1, whole genome shotgun sequence DNA encoding:
- the LOC140226908 gene encoding uncharacterized protein, whose amino-acid sequence is MGKRKGSYYKKKGFRGISANVVKKMKLGAAATPEEDTASRRKLSSQHSPTHRLLCAENPPTLPDPEPENENIIVNKRLLGKALEEFKGHSCPEAFLQIDEADQQRNGLCSTLVLRCSICKMEHTFRTSPNVAGGAGQSAAINRRSVLGAMEVGLGREALADLCAYMNLPAPVNSKSFQDHLNHLHTTSSETADQQMAEAGQRVREMVVAENPELEEEEVLDVAVSYDGTWHKRGFVSNHGVGVVISMDSGEVLDREVLSKVCRECKLKEGWDRDTEEYRNWWEGHKDNCLGGHKGSSGKMEVDAAVAIWGRSVDKHRLRYKYMVSDGDSKAFKAVEETYGEGHKVEKLDCVGHVGKRMFNHLDKFRKSDSHSQEFRKLLNKRGAGRGAGCLHGNADEGTVGRLSKLYRTTIRKASKGIIRNSEEKARATQDLQRAVLAILYHSCKVDDEIRHQYCPNDDWCEYRKHGKMEDKDHHLDGRLLEPLLPVFQRLSDESLLSRCLPGYTQNQNEAFNQLIWKRCPKHVWRTAKVVHIAVNMAVMAFNSGAEIGRHRLLQSLNLSMGAHALLSARRKDKARISNADNRAREANKKKREAIRQGNKEREEGYVEEEGVLYEAGGF